From a single Ooceraea biroi isolate clonal line C1 chromosome 12, Obir_v5.4, whole genome shotgun sequence genomic region:
- the LOC105278876 gene encoding ras-related protein Rab-43 isoform X2 encodes MSRRDPDNLMMNASDDDSFDYLFKIVLIGDCGTGKTCVVQRFRSGTFVERHGSTIGVDFSMKTVLIDGKRVKLQIWDTAGQERFRTITQSYYRSANGVILGNKCDLGDLREVKKAEAEALCEYLPEVLHVVETSAKDNTNVDSIFFYLASELKRRHDNRQISASDDDVVKLGVGRDLSSCSGCSYKIF; translated from the exons ATGTCGCGCCGCGATCCCGACAATCTGATGATGAACGCGAGCGATGACGATAGCTTCGACTACTTGTTCAAGATCGTGCTGATCGGGGACTGCGGCACGGGGAAGACGTGCGTGGTGCAGCGATTCAGGTCCGGCACGTTCGTCGAGCGCCACGGGAGCACCATCGGCGTCGACTTCTCCATGAAAACCGTGCTGATCGACGGCAAGAGAGTCAAG TTGCAAATATGGGATACCGCTGGGCAAGAGAGGTTCCGAACAATAACGCAGAGTTATTATAGATCCGCAAACGGGGTAATCTTAG GTAATAAGTGCGATCTGGGTGATCTGCGTGAGGTGAAGAAGGCCGAGGCCGAGGCCCTGTGCGAGTATCTGCCCGAGGTTCTGCACGTGGTGGAGACCTCGGCCAAGGACAACACTAACGTAGACTCCATCTTTTTCTACCTAGCGTCCGAGCTCAAG CGACGGCACGACAACCGCCAGATCAGCGCGAGCGATGATGACGTGGTGAAGCTCGGGGTCGGGCGAGACCTGTCCTCCTGCTCGGGCTGTTCGTACAAGATATTCTGA
- the LOC105278877 gene encoding complement component 1 Q subcomponent-binding protein, mitochondrial: protein MNGIVRNALRVSSLRGVLSLSSPAAIGGGNQSSRALWNMCTRRRSAEITPLASQFKQHDFSSRRCYSKSHTKAEKELVEFLAEEIVAEKKAQKLKTIPTTLDGFSISLDGAEVNLDKKDGTDKIHISFNVNHTVDADSDADVDPRQDDVEIGEMKSKPSFTVDIIRGSQTLGFTCSFNSQPGASGADESYNDVFGIDEITLYEGEHNQKVYSVAGEILDGYLYDLLMNYLEEKGISNEFADKLVNLSTSYEHTAYVSLLEGLSKFTSGK, encoded by the exons ATGAACGGTATCGTGAGGAACGCGCTGCGCGTCTCGTCTCTTCGCGGTGTACTGTCGTTGTCGTCACCGGCAGCAATCGGCGGCGGCAATCAATCCTCGAGGGCACTATGGAACATGTGCACTCGCCGGCGGAGTGCCGAGATCACGCCTCTCGCTTCCCAGTTCAAGCAGCACGACTTCTCCAGCCGTAGATGCTACAGCAAGTCGCATACCAAAG cGGAGAAAGAGTTGGTGGAGTTTTTGGCAGAGGAGATCGTAGCCGAGAAGAAGGCGCAGAAGCTAAAGACTATACCCACAACGTTGGACGGTTTCTCCATATCGCTCGATGGTGCGGAAGTCAATCTTGACAAGAAGGATGGCACCGATAA GATTCATATTTCGTTCAATGTGAACCACACAGTGGATGCAGACTCCGATGCAGACGTCGATCCTCGACAGGACGATGTGGAGATCGGTGAGATGAAGAGCAAGCCGTCTTTCACAGTGGACATAATCAGGGGCAGTCAGACGCTGGGCTTCACATGCTCCTTCAATAGTCAACCCGGTGCGTCGGGTGCTGATGAGAGTTACA ATGACGTATTCGGCATCGACGAGATCACGTTGTACGAGGGCGAGCACAATCAGAAGGTGTACTCGGTAGCCGGTGAGATCCTCGACGGT TATCTGTACGATTTGCTGATGAATTACCTCGAGGAGAAGGGTATTTCTAACGAATTCGCTGATAAGCTGGTCAACCTGAGCACATCCTACGAGCACACAGCCTATGTCAGCCTGTTGGAGGGTCTGTCGAAATTCACGTCTGGAAAATAA
- the LOC105278876 gene encoding ras-related protein Rab-43 isoform X1: MSRRDPDNLMMNASDDDSFDYLFKIVLIGDCGTGKTCVVQRFRSGTFVERHGSTIGVDFSMKTVLIDGKRVKLQIWDTAGQERFRTITQSYYRSANGVILVYDISKRSTFLSLQRWVEEVRRYASSHVLLVLVGNKCDLGDLREVKKAEAEALCEYLPEVLHVVETSAKDNTNVDSIFFYLASELKRRHDNRQISASDDDVVKLGVGRDLSSCSGCSYKIF; this comes from the exons ATGTCGCGCCGCGATCCCGACAATCTGATGATGAACGCGAGCGATGACGATAGCTTCGACTACTTGTTCAAGATCGTGCTGATCGGGGACTGCGGCACGGGGAAGACGTGCGTGGTGCAGCGATTCAGGTCCGGCACGTTCGTCGAGCGCCACGGGAGCACCATCGGCGTCGACTTCTCCATGAAAACCGTGCTGATCGACGGCAAGAGAGTCAAG TTGCAAATATGGGATACCGCTGGGCAAGAGAGGTTCCGAACAATAACGCAGAGTTATTATAGATCCGCAAACGGGGTAATCTTAG TTTACGATATTTCAAAGCGATCGACATTCTTAAGTTTGCAACGCTGGGTGGAGGAAGTGCGGAGGTACGCGTCGTCGCATGTGTTATTAGTATTAGTCG GTAATAAGTGCGATCTGGGTGATCTGCGTGAGGTGAAGAAGGCCGAGGCCGAGGCCCTGTGCGAGTATCTGCCCGAGGTTCTGCACGTGGTGGAGACCTCGGCCAAGGACAACACTAACGTAGACTCCATCTTTTTCTACCTAGCGTCCGAGCTCAAG CGACGGCACGACAACCGCCAGATCAGCGCGAGCGATGATGACGTGGTGAAGCTCGGGGTCGGGCGAGACCTGTCCTCCTGCTCGGGCTGTTCGTACAAGATATTCTGA
- the LOC105278879 gene encoding hydroxymethylglutaryl-CoA synthase 1 has protein sequence MWPKDVGIRALEVYFPAQYVEQTELEAHDGVSAGKYTLGLGQSRMGFCNDREDINSLALTVTHRLMERYAVKPQDIGRLEVGTETILDKSKSIKSLLMQLFEPHGCTDIEGIDTTNACYGGTAALFNAVAWVESSAWDGRLALVVAADNAVYAPGSARPTGGAGAIAMLVGPDAPLVFDRGLRASCMRHAYDFYKPDLRSEYPVVDGKLSIQCYLSALDSCYQLYREKAKKQNSESAVTLASFDAMLFHSPYCKLVQKSLARLAFLDFANTPRDRLAERYAAETAKFHDTKLEDTYFDKDIEKAFVQLSKADFERKTKPGLLIANQVGNMYTPSVYCSLVSLLVSEPISELAGSKIGIFSYGSGLCSSMYSLTVAKDARDGSGLSKIVTALSYVKSQLDKRRRVSPEDYTKVLALREQNCHAVPFTPQSSINDMFPGTYYLTQVDEKYRRTYKRV, from the coding sequence ATGTGGCCGAAGGACGTCGGTATCCGGGCGTTGGAGGTGTACTTCCCGGCGCAGTACGTGGAGCAGACGGAGCTGGAGGCACACGATGGCGTGTCCGCCGGCAAGTACACGCTCGGCCTGGGCCAATCGCGGATGGGCTTCTGCAACGATCGCGAGGACATCAACTCGCTCGCCCTGACGGTAACGCATCGCCTGATGGAGCGTTACGCCGTGAAGCCGCAGGACATCGGCAGGCTCGAAGTCGGCACCGAGACCATCCTCGATAAGAGCAAGTCGATAAAGTCCCTACTGATGCAGCTGTTCGAGCCGCACGGTTGCACCGACATCGAGGGCATCGACACGACGAACGCGTGCTACGGCGGCACCGCCGCGCTCTTCAACGCCGTCGCCTGGGTCGAGAGTAGCGCCTGGGACGGCAGGCTGGCTCTAGTAGTCGCAGCGGACAACGCCGTGTACGCGCCAGGCAGTGCCAGGCCCACCGGTGGCGCCGGTGCGATAGCGATGCTGGTAGGGCCCGACGCGCCGCTGGTGTTCGACCGCGGCCTCCGGGCGTCCTGCATGCGGCACGCGTACGACTTCTACAAGCCGGATCTCCGCTCGGAGTATCCCGTAGTGGACGGCAAGCTGTCGATCCAGTGCTACCTGAGCGCCCTGGACAGCTGCTACCAGCTGTACCGCGAGAAGGCCAAGAAGCAGAACTCCGAGAGCGCCGTGACGCTGGCGAGCTTCGACGCGATGCTCTTCCACTCGCCGTACTGCAAGCTCGTGCAGAAGTCGCTCGCCCGGCTGGCGTTCCTCGACTTCGCCAACACGCCGCGCGACCGGCTCGCCGAGCGGTACGCCGCGGAGACGGCGAAATTCCATGACACGAAGCTCGAGGACACGTACTTCGACAAGGACATCGAGAAGGCGTTCGTGCAGCTGAGCAAAGCGGATTTCGAGCGGAAGACCAAGCCGGGCCTGTTGATCGCGAACCAGGTCGGCAACATGTACACGCCGTCGGTGTACTGCAGCTTGGTATCGTTGCTGGTGTCGGAGCCGATAAGCGAATTGGCGGGCAGCAAGATAGGCATATTCTCGTACGGTTCTGGCTTGTGCTCGAGCATGTACTCGTTGACGGTGGCGAAGGACGCGCGGGACGGCTCGGGCCTGTCGAAGATCGTCACCGCGCTCTCCTACGTCAAGTCGCAGTTGGACAAACGTCGGCGCGTCTCGCCGGAAGATTACACGAAGGTATTGGCGTTGCGGGAGCAGAATTGTCACGCCGTGCCATTCACGCCGCAGAGTAGTATAAACGACATGTTCCCGGGAACGTATTACTTAACGCAGGTGGACGAGAAGTACAGGAGGACTTATAAGAGAGTATGA